One genomic segment of Synechocystis sp. LKSZ1 includes these proteins:
- a CDS encoding lysophospholipid acyltransferase family protein: MMPKNPVPYSGWSLTERDPETIAALMPAWEWFYRYYFRVQTGGWENIPEGRVLFVGSHNGGLTAPDMVMMIYDWFRHQGLERPIYGLMHPTVWKMSPSLAELAVKVGAIQAHPKMALAALHKGASVLVYPGGAQDVYRPFSQRHQIYFAGRKGFIKVALREGVPIVPAISVGAHETFFVMTDCYEQVKFLHELGMPWLLGVDPVVFPVYLGLPWGLALGPLPHWPLPLTMHTRIGRPICFERYGIQAAHDRDYVDACYRLVVARMQADLDQLVAETQTCPLANGFPLSSLLKTPITHE, encoded by the coding sequence ATGATGCCTAAAAATCCAGTGCCCTACAGTGGCTGGTCTTTAACGGAGCGCGACCCCGAAACCATTGCGGCCCTGATGCCGGCCTGGGAATGGTTCTATCGTTACTATTTCCGGGTGCAGACCGGTGGCTGGGAGAATATTCCCGAGGGCCGAGTGCTGTTTGTTGGCTCCCACAATGGCGGCCTGACCGCTCCCGACATGGTGATGATGATCTATGACTGGTTTCGACACCAGGGCCTGGAACGGCCGATTTATGGTCTGATGCACCCCACGGTCTGGAAGATGAGTCCCAGTCTGGCGGAACTGGCGGTAAAGGTCGGGGCCATCCAAGCCCATCCCAAAATGGCCCTGGCCGCCCTGCACAAGGGGGCTAGTGTTTTGGTGTATCCTGGCGGAGCCCAAGATGTTTACCGGCCCTTTAGCCAGCGTCACCAGATTTACTTTGCTGGCCGTAAAGGCTTTATTAAAGTGGCCCTGCGCGAGGGAGTGCCCATTGTCCCGGCCATTTCCGTCGGCGCCCACGAAACCTTTTTTGTGATGACCGACTGTTACGAACAGGTCAAATTCCTCCACGAGTTGGGCATGCCTTGGCTGTTGGGGGTTGATCCGGTGGTCTTTCCGGTCTATCTCGGTCTACCCTGGGGCCTGGCCCTTGGCCCCCTGCCCCACTGGCCCTTGCCCCTCACCATGCACACTCGTATTGGCCGACCCATTTGCTTTGAACGCTACGGGATCCAGGCGGCCCACGACCGAGATTACGTTGATGCTTGTTATCGTTTGGTGGTGGCGCGGATGCAGGCGGATCTAGACCAACTGGTGGCCGAAACCCAAACTTGTCCCCTAGCGAACGGCTTCCCCCTATCGAGTCTCTTGAAAACTCCCATTACCCATGAATGA
- a CDS encoding RuBisCO accumulation factor 1: protein MNEASLTPTAPLSDEATAALFQALLHKQGSWVDWGHACQQLQRAGLSADRIFEETGFQKVQQNLIIVAAQVYDSLVKGAVEESVLAYYLGPKSDVLYELRILNQEQRVLVAIEAQHHKLEADGAKELARAFQEFAYLSQLPTGFSHHPGDALAYQCWKLARQKRDLGERTRLIAKGLKFAHSASARAAVEQLLTDMTQAPTAKAPLIPLYRLEQDEAIPRLVPVVGTLPLTAEALKQVAPIQSEEPFGVVTYEGTGALAPIPGWQAVLTATDPVVIFCQSGEVAESLSHQSELVLVVVDRAKTDWNDSSYFVIDGDGQVAIRWAATPLAETILGQVIVVLRPKRIFDENNLREPWQMDD, encoded by the coding sequence ATGAATGAAGCTTCCTTAACGCCCACTGCTCCCCTATCCGATGAAGCGACTGCCGCGCTATTCCAGGCCCTGCTCCATAAGCAAGGGTCTTGGGTCGATTGGGGCCATGCTTGTCAGCAACTGCAACGGGCCGGCCTGAGTGCCGACCGGATTTTTGAAGAGACGGGTTTCCAGAAAGTCCAACAAAACTTGATCATCGTAGCCGCCCAAGTCTACGACAGCCTGGTAAAAGGGGCCGTTGAGGAAAGTGTTTTGGCCTATTACCTCGGCCCCAAAAGTGACGTGCTCTACGAGCTACGGATTCTCAACCAGGAACAACGGGTATTGGTGGCCATCGAGGCTCAACATCACAAACTAGAAGCAGACGGGGCCAAAGAACTAGCCCGGGCCTTCCAAGAATTTGCCTACCTTTCCCAATTACCGACGGGGTTTAGTCATCATCCTGGGGATGCCCTCGCTTACCAGTGCTGGAAACTGGCCCGCCAGAAACGAGACCTCGGAGAACGGACCCGACTGATCGCCAAGGGCCTCAAGTTTGCCCATTCCGCCTCGGCCCGGGCTGCTGTGGAACAACTACTCACGGATATGACCCAGGCCCCTACGGCCAAGGCCCCGCTGATTCCCCTCTACCGATTGGAACAGGATGAAGCGATACCCCGCCTCGTTCCTGTCGTAGGCACCTTGCCCCTCACGGCCGAGGCCCTGAAACAAGTGGCCCCCATCCAGTCTGAGGAACCCTTTGGAGTAGTTACCTATGAAGGGACTGGGGCCCTCGCCCCAATTCCCGGTTGGCAAGCGGTGTTGACGGCCACTGACCCCGTGGTGATTTTTTGTCAAAGTGGTGAAGTAGCAGAATCCCTCAGCCATCAATCGGAGTTGGTATTGGTTGTGGTTGACCGGGCCAAGACCGACTGGAATGACAGTAGCTATTTTGTGATCGATGGGGATGGCCAAGTGGCTATCCGTTGGGCCGCAACCCCTTTAGCAGAAACTATTCTGGGCCAGGTAATCGTTGTTCTGCGTCCAAAACGCATTTTTGATGAAAATAACCTGCGCGAACCCTGGCAAATGGATGATTAG
- the hpt gene encoding hypoxanthine phosphoribosyltransferase, with product MTLSLTPLLSTLEIVAIIQRLAQAIDQDYNSQSLTAVVVLKGAVFFAADLLRALQTPVAGIEFVQLASYGPRKQSSGTVVTIQALSAEQILGKHLLVIEDIIDTGRSLAHLLAQLQAHHPCSLKVCVLLDKPSCRQVTVPIDYIGQAIPDRFVVGYGLDFDEQYRQLPAIYTLA from the coding sequence ATGACGCTTTCCCTGACCCCCCTACTCAGCACTCTTGAAATTGTCGCCATTATTCAACGCCTCGCCCAAGCAATTGACCAGGATTACAACAGCCAAAGCCTGACGGCAGTTGTTGTCCTAAAAGGGGCGGTATTCTTTGCCGCCGACCTCCTGCGGGCTCTGCAAACCCCTGTGGCCGGGATCGAGTTTGTGCAACTGGCCAGCTATGGCCCTCGAAAGCAAAGTTCCGGCACGGTGGTAACTATCCAGGCCCTGTCCGCAGAGCAAATTCTAGGTAAGCATCTGCTCGTGATCGAGGACATTATCGACACGGGACGCTCTCTGGCCCACCTGTTGGCTCAACTCCAGGCTCATCATCCCTGCTCCCTCAAGGTTTGCGTCCTACTGGACAAACCAAGTTGCCGTCAAGTGACGGTTCCCATCGACTACATTGGCCAGGCCATCCCCGATCGGTTTGTTGTGGGCTATGGTTTAGATTTTGATGAGCAATACCGCCAGTTACCGGCAATTTATACTTTGGCCTAG
- a CDS encoding GTP-binding protein, producing MQTVAQTVDTPLHTPKHGLPVTIITGFLGSGKTTLLNYILSNQQGLKTAVLVNEFGEIGIDNELIIATGDDMVELSNGCVCCTINEDLIAAVYKVLERPEKVDYLVVETTGLADPLPVALTFLGTELRDMTRLDSIITLVDCENFSLDLFNSQAAQSQITYGDIIVLNKTDLVDEADVDALEVRIRDMKESARILRTQKAQVPLPLILSVGLFESDKYYQPKAENHAHDHHNHGHHHHDHECTAECNHDHEHHHHDHSHHDHGHSTTAGNNHLEMDGFTSLSIESDKPFSIRKFQYFLDNQLPSTVFRAKGILWFEESPKRHIFHLSGKRFSLEDDDWKGQPKNQLVLIGQNLNHEQLKQQIEHCFLIPSPKRGKGFGK from the coding sequence ATGCAGACTGTTGCTCAAACCGTAGACACTCCTCTTCACACCCCTAAGCACGGGTTGCCCGTCACCATCATCACCGGGTTTTTAGGCAGTGGCAAGACAACACTTTTAAACTATATTCTCAGCAATCAACAGGGATTAAAGACGGCTGTTTTAGTTAATGAATTTGGTGAAATCGGCATCGACAATGAGCTGATTATTGCCACCGGAGACGACATGGTTGAACTCAGCAATGGCTGTGTCTGCTGTACGATTAACGAAGATTTAATTGCCGCTGTTTACAAAGTTCTAGAGCGGCCCGAAAAGGTTGATTACCTGGTGGTTGAAACAACAGGACTCGCCGATCCACTCCCCGTTGCCCTAACTTTTTTAGGAACGGAGTTAAGGGATATGACCCGTCTGGATTCCATCATTACTTTGGTAGATTGTGAAAATTTCAGCCTAGATTTATTCAATAGCCAAGCAGCCCAGAGTCAGATCACCTATGGTGACATCATTGTTCTCAATAAAACGGATTTAGTCGATGAAGCGGATGTAGATGCCCTAGAAGTCCGAATTCGGGATATGAAAGAATCTGCTAGAATTCTACGCACCCAGAAAGCCCAGGTTCCCTTACCCCTGATCCTCAGCGTTGGCCTGTTTGAATCGGATAAATACTATCAACCTAAAGCGGAAAATCATGCCCATGATCACCATAATCACGGGCATCATCACCACGACCATGAGTGTACAGCGGAGTGTAACCATGACCATGAGCATCACCATCATGACCATAGTCACCATGATCACGGGCATTCTACGACCGCTGGCAATAACCATCTAGAAATGGACGGCTTCACCTCCCTATCCATTGAAAGTGATAAACCCTTTTCGATTCGGAAGTTTCAGTATTTTCTTGATAATCAACTGCCAAGCACAGTCTTTCGGGCCAAAGGCATTCTTTGGTTTGAAGAAAGTCCTAAGCGCCATATTTTCCACCTCAGTGGCAAACGCTTTAGTCTGGAAGATGATGACTGGAAAGGCCAGCCGAAAAATCAACTAGTACTCATTGGTCAAAACCTTAACCATGAGCAACTCAAGCAACAAATTGAACACTGTTTCCTCATTCCTTCTCCCAAACGGGGTAAGGGCTTTGGCAAATAG
- a CDS encoding slipin family protein — translation MEPVFSSLIIAFLAVFCSGLKVDREYERGVIFRLGRLSRLQGPGLYWIMPVVDQKIKIDIRTKTVDIAPQETVTADSVTIKVNAVLYYRILDPSKAINRVEDYRLAVYQTAMTTLRNVVGQNILDDVLQNRDKINQTVQQIVDEITEPWGIEIERVEMKDVEIPSSMQRAMAKEAEAVREKRARLIKAAAENEASQNLAEAAETMAANPTALELRRLQMLTEIGTENNTATIIMIPSELVTAFSHLKSEKS, via the coding sequence ATGGAACCAGTTTTTAGTTCGTTGATAATCGCTTTTCTGGCCGTTTTTTGTAGTGGTCTCAAGGTAGACCGAGAATATGAAAGAGGGGTTATCTTTCGCCTGGGCCGCTTAAGTCGTCTTCAAGGGCCAGGCCTTTATTGGATCATGCCAGTCGTTGACCAAAAAATTAAAATTGATATTCGTACCAAAACCGTTGATATTGCCCCCCAGGAGACGGTTACAGCCGATAGTGTCACCATCAAGGTCAACGCGGTTCTCTACTATCGTATTTTAGACCCCTCTAAAGCCATCAATCGCGTCGAAGATTATCGTCTGGCGGTTTATCAGACTGCTATGACTACGCTCCGCAATGTCGTGGGCCAAAATATTCTCGATGATGTTTTGCAGAATCGCGACAAAATCAACCAAACCGTTCAGCAGATTGTGGATGAAATTACTGAACCCTGGGGCATTGAGATCGAACGGGTTGAAATGAAAGATGTGGAAATTCCTTCCTCCATGCAACGGGCCATGGCCAAGGAAGCCGAAGCGGTTCGAGAAAAACGGGCCAGATTAATCAAAGCGGCCGCTGAGAACGAAGCCTCGCAAAACCTAGCCGAAGCAGCGGAAACTATGGCAGCCAATCCCACCGCTTTGGAACTCCGACGATTACAAATGCTAACGGAAATCGGCACCGAAAATAATACCGCCACCATTATTATGATTCCCTCGGAATTGGTGACGGCATTTTCCCATCTCAAGTCAGAAAAATCTTGA
- a CDS encoding DUF29 domain-containing protein, which produces MTSALYDQDFYPWAQHQAELLAQKQFEQLDLQHLVEEIQDLGNRHYDQLESRLTVLIAHLLKWQVQHWKQTNSWRATIRAQRTALAKLLRRNPGLKFALF; this is translated from the coding sequence ATGACTAGTGCTCTCTATGACCAAGACTTTTATCCCTGGGCCCAGCACCAGGCCGAACTCCTAGCTCAAAAACAATTTGAACAATTGGACTTACAGCACCTGGTAGAGGAGATTCAAGATTTGGGTAATCGCCACTATGACCAGTTAGAATCACGTTTGACAGTACTAATTGCTCATTTGCTGAAGTGGCAAGTCCAGCACTGGAAACAAACCAATAGTTGGCGGGCTACGATTCGGGCCCAACGAACGGCCCTCGCCAAATTGCTAAGGCGGAATCCCGGCCTAAAATTTGCCCTATTCTGA
- the gltB gene encoding glutamate synthase large subunit, translated as MNNQHFPPAQGLYDPQFEHDACGVGFIVQMKGKTSHEIIEQGLTILLNLDHRGACGCEANTGDGAGILMQVPHRFLEKATGAVGIELPQLGQYGVGNLYGSPDPQARMEARRLFEGVVAQEGLTVLGWRDIPTDNSSLGATARQSEPFMQQVFIARPSDLTDDLGFERKLFVIRKLAHNAIRVPQIDRYWYVASLSARTLVYKGMLMPVQVGQYYPELHDPDMESALALVHSRFSTNTFPSWERSHPYRYIAHNGEINTLRGNINWMQARQSLFESPLFGADMQKVQPVINREGSDSTIFDNALELLYLAGRSLPHAVMMMIPEPWAAHESMSPEKKAFYQYHSCLMEPWDGPASIAFTDGRRMGAVLDRNGLRPSRYYVTKDDLVIMASEAGVLPIEPERVLEKGRLQPGRMFLVDMDQGRIIADEEIKQEIVSAQPYAQWVQDNLLSLAQLPAPPTASGPDSSLSLLQQQRAFGYTFEELRLLLTPMARDGVEAVGSMGADTPLAVLSDKPKLLYNYFQQLFAQVTNPPIDSIREEIITSPETTIGSEGNLLDPQPESCRLIGLKTPILSNEDLAKLKALDQDHFKAITLPILFDPQSGAAGLEAALNQLFAQADQAIAQGINLIILSDRQVNAEQAAIPALLAVAGLHHHLIRQGTRTRAGLILESGEPREVHHHAVLLGYGCGAINPYLVFDTFAGMIADGLLPGVELEKACQNYIKAATKGVIKIASKIGISTIQSYRGAQIFEAIGLNKSVIDQYFTWTASRIQGADLGVLTEEALLRHHHAFAPRPGDTQTLEVGGEYQWRKDGEEHLFNPETIHTLQRAVRENNYDLYKKYAGLVNEQNQKFFTLRGLLAFKQRQPIPLAEVEPVEVIMKRFKTGAMSYGSISKEAHEALAIAMNRIGGKSNTGEGGEDPERYTWTNEQGDSKNSAIKQVASGRFGVTSLYLSQAKEIQIKMAQGAKPGEGGQLPGKKVYPWIAKVRHSTPGVGLISPPPHHDIYSIEDLAELIHDLKNANRAARINVKLVSEVGVGTIATGVAKAHADVVLISGYDGGTGASPQTSIKHAGLPWELGLAETHQTLVLNNLRSRIVVETDGQMKTGRDVVIGALLGAEEFGFSTAPLVSLGCIMMRACHLNTCPVGIATQNPELRAKFTGDPAHTVNFMTFIAQEMREIMAQLGFRSVDEMVGRTDVLEPKQAIDHWKAKGIDLSTILHQPEVGPEVGRYCQMPQDHGLEKSLDMTVLLDLCQPAIEKGEKVTATLPIKNINRVVGTILGHEITKRHWEGLPEDTIQLHFQGSAGQSFGAFVPKGVTLKLEGDANDYLGKGLSGGKLIVYPPQESTFVAAENIIAGNVALYGATSGEAYISGMAGERFCVRNSGVKAVVEAVGDHGCEYMTGGQVVILGPTGRNFAAGMSGGVAYILDESGDFASRCNPAMVGLEALEDPEEIADLRELIQKHVDCTASVKGKAVLDHWEANLAKFVKVMPRDYKRVLQAIKKALETGLSGDEALNVAFEANAQDVARIGGS; from the coding sequence ATGAATAATCAGCACTTTCCCCCCGCCCAAGGACTCTACGACCCGCAGTTTGAGCATGATGCCTGCGGCGTTGGGTTCATCGTCCAGATGAAGGGAAAGACTTCCCACGAGATTATTGAGCAGGGCCTGACTATTTTGTTGAACCTCGACCACCGCGGGGCCTGTGGCTGTGAGGCCAATACCGGTGATGGGGCTGGGATTTTAATGCAAGTTCCCCATCGTTTTTTAGAGAAAGCCACCGGTGCCGTGGGGATTGAGCTGCCCCAGCTTGGCCAGTATGGTGTGGGCAATCTCTATGGCTCCCCTGATCCTCAGGCCAGAATGGAAGCCCGTCGGCTCTTTGAGGGGGTAGTAGCGCAGGAAGGCCTGACCGTGTTGGGCTGGCGGGATATTCCCACGGATAATAGCTCCTTGGGGGCCACGGCCAGACAAAGTGAACCCTTTATGCAACAGGTGTTTATCGCTCGGCCCTCGGATTTAACGGATGATTTGGGCTTTGAACGTAAGCTTTTTGTGATTCGCAAATTGGCCCACAATGCCATTCGAGTTCCCCAGATTGATCGCTACTGGTACGTGGCCAGCCTTTCTGCCCGGACGCTGGTTTATAAGGGGATGCTGATGCCAGTCCAGGTAGGGCAATACTATCCCGAACTGCACGACCCAGACATGGAAAGCGCTCTGGCCCTGGTGCATTCTCGTTTTAGTACCAATACCTTTCCCAGCTGGGAACGCTCCCATCCCTACCGCTACATTGCCCACAACGGCGAGATTAATACCCTGCGGGGCAATATTAACTGGATGCAGGCCCGGCAATCCCTATTTGAATCGCCGCTCTTTGGAGCCGATATGCAGAAAGTCCAACCCGTGATTAATCGGGAGGGCAGTGATTCCACCATTTTTGACAATGCCCTAGAGCTTTTATACCTAGCCGGCCGGTCTCTGCCCCACGCAGTGATGATGATGATTCCCGAACCCTGGGCGGCCCACGAGTCGATGAGTCCTGAGAAAAAGGCTTTTTATCAATACCATTCCTGCCTAATGGAACCCTGGGATGGCCCGGCGTCCATTGCCTTCACCGATGGCCGTCGCATGGGGGCCGTCCTTGACCGTAATGGCCTGCGCCCTTCCCGTTACTACGTCACTAAGGATGATCTGGTGATCATGGCCTCGGAAGCTGGGGTCTTACCGATTGAGCCGGAGCGAGTCCTCGAAAAAGGCCGCCTCCAACCCGGCCGCATGTTCTTAGTGGATATGGATCAAGGCCGCATCATTGCCGACGAAGAAATTAAACAGGAGATTGTCAGCGCCCAACCCTACGCCCAGTGGGTTCAGGATAATCTACTATCTCTGGCCCAACTGCCGGCTCCTCCTACGGCCTCCGGCCCGGACTCTTCCTTGAGCCTCCTGCAACAACAACGGGCCTTTGGCTACACCTTTGAAGAACTGCGGCTGTTGTTGACCCCTATGGCCCGAGATGGGGTGGAAGCAGTGGGGTCCATGGGGGCCGATACCCCCCTAGCGGTTCTTTCCGATAAACCTAAATTACTCTATAACTATTTCCAACAACTCTTTGCCCAGGTCACGAACCCTCCCATTGATTCTATCCGGGAAGAAATTATTACCTCTCCCGAAACAACCATCGGCTCCGAAGGTAATTTGCTTGACCCCCAGCCCGAGAGTTGCCGCCTGATCGGCCTCAAGACCCCGATTCTCAGCAATGAAGACCTAGCCAAGCTCAAGGCCCTAGACCAAGACCATTTCAAAGCCATCACTCTGCCCATTTTATTTGACCCCCAAAGCGGAGCGGCGGGCCTTGAAGCGGCCCTTAACCAGTTATTTGCCCAAGCAGATCAGGCCATTGCCCAAGGTATTAATTTGATCATTTTGAGTGATCGCCAAGTCAATGCCGAGCAAGCGGCCATCCCGGCCCTGTTGGCTGTCGCTGGCCTGCACCACCACCTGATTCGTCAGGGAACCCGTACCCGCGCCGGTCTAATTCTAGAATCCGGGGAACCCAGGGAAGTGCATCACCATGCAGTACTCCTGGGTTACGGTTGCGGGGCCATTAATCCCTACCTCGTCTTTGATACCTTTGCGGGCATGATCGCCGATGGGTTATTACCGGGAGTAGAGCTAGAAAAAGCCTGTCAAAACTATATCAAGGCCGCCACCAAGGGGGTGATCAAGATCGCCTCCAAGATCGGTATTTCCACCATTCAGAGCTATCGCGGTGCCCAGATTTTCGAGGCGATTGGCCTGAATAAATCCGTGATTGACCAGTACTTTACCTGGACCGCTTCTCGTATCCAGGGGGCCGACCTCGGCGTCCTGACCGAAGAGGCCCTGCTACGTCATCACCATGCCTTTGCCCCGCGTCCTGGTGATACCCAGACCCTGGAGGTGGGCGGCGAATACCAGTGGCGCAAGGATGGAGAAGAGCACCTCTTTAACCCTGAGACCATCCATACCCTGCAACGGGCCGTGCGGGAGAATAACTACGACCTCTATAAAAAATACGCAGGCCTGGTCAACGAACAGAACCAAAAATTCTTTACCCTGCGAGGCCTGCTCGCCTTTAAACAACGGCAACCCATTCCTTTGGCAGAGGTCGAACCCGTTGAGGTGATCATGAAGCGCTTCAAAACCGGCGCCATGAGCTACGGCTCAATTTCCAAGGAGGCCCACGAGGCCCTGGCCATTGCCATGAATCGCATTGGCGGCAAATCCAACACGGGCGAAGGGGGCGAAGACCCAGAACGCTATACCTGGACCAATGAACAGGGAGACTCCAAAAATAGCGCTATCAAACAAGTAGCCTCGGGCCGCTTTGGAGTGACCAGTTTGTACCTCTCCCAGGCCAAGGAAATCCAGATCAAAATGGCCCAGGGGGCCAAACCGGGAGAAGGGGGCCAACTGCCGGGCAAAAAGGTCTATCCCTGGATTGCCAAGGTGCGTCACTCGACTCCTGGGGTGGGTTTGATTTCGCCACCGCCCCACCACGACATCTATTCCATTGAAGACCTGGCGGAACTGATCCACGACCTGAAAAATGCCAATCGAGCGGCCCGTATTAACGTCAAACTGGTCTCAGAAGTCGGGGTGGGAACCATTGCTACGGGGGTTGCCAAGGCCCATGCCGATGTCGTGCTGATTTCCGGCTATGACGGTGGCACCGGCGCTTCTCCCCAGACTTCGATTAAACACGCGGGCCTGCCCTGGGAGCTGGGCCTGGCAGAAACCCACCAAACCTTGGTACTGAACAATTTGCGTTCTCGGATCGTGGTCGAAACCGATGGTCAGATGAAAACCGGCCGGGATGTGGTGATCGGGGCCTTGCTAGGCGCAGAGGAATTTGGCTTTTCTACCGCTCCCCTGGTGTCCTTGGGCTGTATCATGATGCGGGCCTGCCACCTCAACACCTGTCCCGTAGGCATTGCCACCCAAAACCCTGAACTACGGGCCAAATTTACTGGCGACCCGGCCCATACCGTCAATTTCATGACCTTCATTGCCCAGGAAATGCGAGAAATTATGGCCCAACTCGGTTTCCGCAGCGTGGATGAAATGGTAGGTCGTACCGATGTCCTAGAGCCGAAACAGGCCATTGACCACTGGAAAGCCAAGGGCATTGACCTCTCAACGATTCTGCACCAGCCGGAAGTTGGCCCAGAAGTCGGTCGCTATTGTCAGATGCCTCAGGATCATGGCCTGGAAAAATCCCTAGATATGACGGTTCTTCTCGATTTGTGCCAACCGGCCATTGAAAAAGGAGAAAAAGTTACAGCGACTCTACCCATCAAAAACATTAACCGGGTCGTCGGCACCATTCTCGGCCATGAAATCACCAAGCGTCATTGGGAGGGCCTGCCCGAAGACACCATCCAACTCCATTTCCAAGGCAGTGCGGGCCAGAGCTTTGGGGCCTTTGTGCCCAAGGGCGTAACTCTCAAGCTGGAAGGCGATGCCAACGATTATCTCGGTAAGGGCCTGAGCGGTGGCAAACTGATCGTCTATCCGCCTCAAGAATCCACCTTTGTCGCCGCCGAAAATATCATTGCCGGCAACGTCGCCCTTTACGGGGCTACCAGTGGCGAGGCCTATATTTCCGGCATGGCCGGTGAACGTTTCTGTGTCCGCAATTCCGGTGTCAAGGCCGTGGTGGAAGCCGTGGGTGACCATGGTTGTGAGTATATGACTGGTGGCCAGGTCGTGATCCTAGGCCCGACGGGCCGTAACTTTGCGGCGGGCATGAGCGGTGGCGTGGCCTATATTCTGGACGAAAGCGGTGATTTTGCGAGTCGTTGTAATCCAGCGATGGTCGGGCTGGAAGCCCTAGAAGACCCAGAGGAAATTGCCGATCTGCGGGAATTGATCCAGAAGCACGTTGATTGCACCGCTAGTGTTAAAGGCAAAGCCGTACTAGACCATTGGGAGGCCAATCTTGCCAAGTTTGTGAAAGTCATGCCCCGAGATTATAAGCGGGTACTCCAGGCCATTAAAAAGGCCCTGGAAACCGGCCTAAGTGGGGATGAGGCCCTGAATGTGGCCTTTGAAGCCAATGCTCAGGACGTGGCTCGCATTGGGGGCAGTTAA
- a CDS encoding DUF561 domain-containing protein: MSLLSLQNALRQRQALKVISGLNNFDIENVSAVVQAAQAGGATFVDIAADRQVIRQVRQRIDLPICVSAVEPQALADAVDAGADLVEIGNFDSFYAQGRQFEGPEVLALTQATRQLLPNTLLSVTVPHILALDEQVKLAEALVEAGANIIQTEGGTSAAPNHAGILGLIEKAAPTLAAAHAISRAVSVPVLCASGLSDVTVPMAIAAGAAGVGVGSAIHQLNDPVAMVAVVRSLVEALVPQGVVVR, translated from the coding sequence ATGAGTCTTCTTTCCCTACAGAACGCGCTCCGTCAGCGTCAGGCCCTTAAAGTCATTAGCGGCCTCAATAATTTTGATATTGAAAACGTGAGTGCCGTAGTACAAGCCGCCCAGGCCGGCGGGGCCACCTTCGTCGATATTGCAGCAGATCGCCAAGTAATTCGTCAGGTGCGTCAACGGATTGATCTACCCATCTGCGTTTCCGCCGTAGAACCGCAGGCCCTGGCCGATGCCGTTGATGCCGGTGCTGACTTGGTGGAAATTGGCAACTTTGATAGCTTCTATGCCCAGGGCCGTCAGTTTGAGGGCCCCGAAGTGTTGGCCCTGACCCAAGCCACCCGTCAACTATTGCCCAACACCCTCCTCTCCGTGACGGTTCCCCATATCTTGGCCCTGGATGAGCAGGTTAAACTGGCGGAGGCCCTGGTAGAAGCTGGTGCGAATATTATCCAAACCGAAGGCGGAACTAGCGCAGCTCCCAACCATGCGGGTATCCTCGGCTTGATCGAAAAAGCGGCTCCTACCTTAGCGGCGGCCCATGCTATTTCTCGGGCAGTGTCGGTGCCAGTTCTCTGTGCTTCGGGCCTCTCTGATGTCACGGTGCCCATGGCCATCGCCGCTGGGGCGGCTGGGGTCGGGGTTGGCTCGGCCATCCATCAACTCAATGATCCCGTGGCCATGGTGGCTGTTGTGCGGAGTTTAGTCGAGGCCCTGGTTCCCCAAGGGGTCGTTGTGCGCTAG